From Mucilaginibacter rubeus, a single genomic window includes:
- the smpB gene encoding SsrA-binding protein SmpB has translation MSQDNIYIKNKKAYFEYHILDKYVAGIQLLGTEIKSIRQGKANINDAFCTFINNQLYVRNLHISEYSFGSFYNHEAKRDRILLLNKKELKKLQTRGEERGLTIVPLALFISERGFAKLEIGLAQGKKTYDKRETMKERDTKIELDRVMKR, from the coding sequence ATGAGCCAGGATAACATCTATATAAAAAATAAAAAAGCTTACTTTGAATATCACATACTTGATAAGTACGTGGCGGGTATACAGCTGCTCGGCACCGAAATCAAATCGATAAGGCAAGGTAAGGCTAATATTAACGACGCATTTTGCACATTCATTAACAATCAGTTATATGTACGCAACCTGCACATTTCAGAATACTCATTTGGCTCATTCTATAATCATGAAGCCAAGCGCGACCGTATCCTGTTACTAAATAAAAAAGAGCTCAAAAAACTCCAAACCCGTGGCGAAGAACGTGGATTAACCATAGTTCCATTGGCTTTATTTATTAGTGAACGTGGGTTTGCGAAACTGGAGATAGGTCTGGCCCAGGGTAAAAAGACTTATGATAAGCGCGAAACCATGAAGGAACGTGATACTAAGATAGAATTAGACAGGGTGATGAAAAGATAA
- a CDS encoding protein-L-isoaspartate(D-aspartate) O-methyltransferase, with amino-acid sequence MAYKYIDNYREQGARKRLVDVLRKKGIGDEHVLEAIGKVKRHYFFDETFWNQAYRDIAFPIGEGQTISQPYTVAYQTELLHIRKGDKVLEIGTGSGYQTCILLELGATVYTIERQEKLYHRTKFILPSEMGYNAHFFLGDGSIGLADHAPYDKIIVTAGAPTVPEVLLKQLNIGGILVIPVGDEETQKMVTILKVGENDYEKIVLDTFRFVPLVGDKAW; translated from the coding sequence ATGGCTTACAAGTATATTGATAATTACCGCGAACAGGGTGCCCGTAAAAGATTGGTTGATGTTTTAAGAAAGAAGGGAATTGGCGACGAACATGTTTTAGAGGCTATCGGTAAAGTAAAACGCCATTACTTTTTTGATGAAACTTTCTGGAACCAGGCTTATAGGGACATCGCGTTTCCTATAGGCGAGGGGCAAACCATATCGCAACCATATACTGTTGCCTATCAAACCGAATTATTACATATTCGCAAAGGGGATAAAGTGCTGGAAATAGGTACGGGCTCCGGCTATCAAACCTGTATCCTGCTTGAGCTTGGCGCTACAGTTTACACCATCGAACGCCAGGAAAAGCTGTATCATCGTACTAAATTTATATTGCCCAGCGAAATGGGGTACAATGCCCACTTTTTTTTGGGCGACGGCTCTATTGGTTTGGCGGATCATGCGCCTTATGATAAGATCATTGTAACGGCCGGCGCGCCAACTGTTCCCGAAGTGCTTTTAAAGCAATTAAATATAGGCGGAATCCTTGTGATCCCGGTTGGTGATGAAGAAACCCAAAAAATGGTTACTATCCTAAAAGTGGGGGAGAACGACTACGAGAAAATTGTACTGGATACCTTTAGGTTTGTACCGTTAGTAGGAGATAAGGCCTGGTAG
- a CDS encoding Nramp family divalent metal transporter produces the protein MNNKHNESLGNVHGSVATENKTGWRKLMAFLGPAYLVSVGYMDPGNWATDIAGGSAFGYKLIWVLFVSNLIALLLQSLAARLGIVRGLDLAQASKNAYPRFVNFWLYILAQIAIVACDLAEIIGMAIGLKLLFHLPLIWGVSLTITDTVLMLYLMNKGMRKLEGFIISMIFIVGLSFLVEMFIVKPDVIEVAKGFIPGNLFKGDKISQQMLYIAIGIIGATVMPHNLYLHSSLVQTRQITRTEEGFRAAIKFNLFDTVIALNLAFFVNAAILILAASAFFRNGYFEVAEIQDAFKLLEHIFGAIAPTLFAIALIASGQSSTITGTLAGQIIMEGHINLRIEPWLRRLLTRILAIVPAVFTILYYGEDGLGKLLILSQVVLSLQLGFAVIPLIHFTSDRKRMGKFAINFQTRALAWASALLIVALNAKLVYEQIIDWVTGNPSAVWIYAVVVPIVIGIGVLLIYVFIRPLLFKHYDKPAYVPHGIANAITELDAITYGHIGITIDFSKNDTDCLRHAIMQGGKKAGYTLIHVVETAGARYYGGEVLDNETQVDFDNLDKYVCALKNLGYNAQGQIGYGNPASAIAEIVKDQNVDFIVMGSHGHKALKDLIFGTTVNSVRHMVNVPVLVVKPQSN, from the coding sequence ATGAATAATAAACACAACGAATCTTTAGGCAATGTACACGGATCGGTAGCCACCGAAAATAAAACCGGATGGCGCAAGCTGATGGCTTTTTTGGGCCCGGCTTACCTGGTGAGTGTGGGCTATATGGATCCGGGAAACTGGGCAACGGATATTGCCGGTGGCAGTGCCTTTGGATATAAGCTGATCTGGGTGCTATTTGTATCAAACCTGATAGCGCTGCTCCTGCAATCGCTGGCAGCCAGGTTGGGAATAGTTCGTGGGCTTGATCTTGCACAGGCTTCTAAAAACGCCTATCCACGCTTTGTTAACTTTTGGTTATACATATTGGCCCAAATCGCCATCGTGGCCTGCGACCTTGCCGAAATCATTGGTATGGCCATTGGCTTAAAGTTGCTGTTTCACCTGCCGTTGATCTGGGGTGTATCGCTTACCATAACCGATACAGTGCTCATGCTTTACCTCATGAACAAAGGCATGCGCAAACTTGAGGGCTTTATCATTTCGATGATCTTTATCGTAGGTCTGTCTTTCCTGGTTGAGATGTTTATTGTTAAACCGGATGTGATAGAAGTAGCAAAAGGTTTTATACCGGGTAACCTATTTAAAGGTGATAAAATAAGCCAGCAGATGCTTTATATCGCTATTGGTATTATTGGCGCAACGGTAATGCCCCATAACCTGTACCTGCATTCGTCGTTGGTACAAACCCGGCAAATAACCCGCACCGAAGAAGGTTTCAGGGCCGCAATTAAGTTCAATCTTTTTGACACCGTTATAGCGCTTAACCTTGCCTTTTTTGTAAATGCTGCCATCCTGATATTAGCCGCAAGCGCGTTTTTCAGAAACGGCTATTTTGAGGTTGCAGAAATTCAGGATGCGTTTAAGCTATTGGAACATATTTTTGGAGCCATTGCCCCTACGCTGTTTGCCATAGCCTTGATAGCATCTGGCCAAAGCTCGACCATTACCGGTACGCTTGCCGGGCAGATCATTATGGAAGGCCATATTAACCTGCGGATTGAGCCCTGGTTACGTCGTCTGCTTACCCGGATACTGGCTATTGTACCGGCAGTGTTTACCATACTTTATTATGGAGAAGATGGTTTAGGAAAACTCCTGATCTTAAGTCAGGTTGTGCTGAGCCTGCAGTTAGGCTTCGCGGTGATCCCACTTATCCACTTTACATCCGACAGGAAACGGATGGGCAAATTTGCTATCAATTTCCAAACAAGGGCATTGGCATGGGCAAGCGCCCTGTTAATTGTAGCCTTAAATGCCAAATTAGTATATGAACAAATTATTGATTGGGTAACGGGTAATCCTTCGGCCGTATGGATATACGCCGTTGTGGTTCCGATTGTTATCGGCATAGGGGTACTATTGATCTATGTTTTCATCAGACCATTGTTGTTCAAACACTACGATAAACCTGCTTATGTGCCCCATGGTATAGCCAATGCCATTACCGAGCTTGATGCCATAACTTACGGCCATATTGGTATAACAATTGATTTTTCAAAAAATGACACCGATTGCCTTCGCCACGCCATTATGCAGGGTGGCAAAAAGGCCGGTTATACATTGATTCACGTTGTTGAAACTGCTGGTGCCCGCTACTACGGCGGCGAGGTACTGGACAACGAAACCCAGGTTGATTTTGACAACCTGGATAAGTATGTATGTGCGCTTAAAAATCTTGGCTATAATGCACAGGGGCAAATTGGCTACGGGAACCCGGCCAGTGCCATTGCCGAAATTGTGAAAGATCAAAATGTTGATTTTATTGTGATGGGCTCACACGGGCACAAGGCGTTGAAAGATCTTATATTTGGCACTACCGTAAACTCCGTGAGGCACATGGTTAATGTGCCTGTACTGGTGGTAAAGCCACAGTCAAACTAA
- a CDS encoding dihydrolipoamide acetyltransferase family protein, which yields MAKYQLLLPKMGESVAEATVIKWIKNPGDKVNADDAVMEIATDKVDSDVPSPVAGKLVEQLYKENDVVQVGAVIAIIETEEPEAAPAIVQPESAPEVKPTDESKIAESTYHETVQFKEIEKTPEPELNEIQSESLAGIPGLDQLGQKSSPAPVFKSEGRFYSPLVRNIAAQEGISIDELDSISGTGSEGRLTKDDLLNYLQAKTSTAAQNGQPSASVSTPPAEAVKVAEPVKEAQPVAEKVNTPVQDPQPVPQPVIPASPEPVKTEVTKTVPVEQKPAPATSITGTDEIIEMDRMRRLIADHMVMSKQTSPHVTSFVEADVTNLVLWREKVKNSFEKREGEKITFTPIFIEAVVKAIKDFPMINVSVNGTQIIKKAAINISMATALPSGNLIVPVIKKADELNLVGLTKAVNDLANRARIGKLQPDDVKDGTFTITNVGSFGNVMGTPIINQPQVAILAVGAIKKKPAVIETKEGDMIAIRHMMFLSLSYDHRVVDGALGGSFVRRVADYLEKWDSSREV from the coding sequence ATGGCCAAATACCAACTGTTATTGCCAAAAATGGGAGAGAGTGTTGCCGAGGCAACCGTTATCAAATGGATAAAAAATCCGGGTGATAAGGTAAATGCCGATGATGCGGTAATGGAGATCGCTACCGATAAAGTTGACTCTGACGTGCCTTCGCCTGTAGCGGGTAAGTTAGTTGAACAACTTTATAAAGAAAATGATGTGGTGCAGGTTGGGGCGGTTATCGCGATCATTGAAACTGAGGAACCTGAAGCAGCACCTGCAATTGTTCAGCCAGAGTCAGCTCCGGAGGTTAAACCTACCGATGAATCCAAAATAGCAGAATCAACTTATCACGAAACTGTTCAGTTTAAAGAGATTGAGAAAACTCCTGAACCAGAATTAAATGAAATTCAATCCGAAAGCTTAGCGGGTATTCCGGGCCTGGATCAGCTCGGGCAAAAAAGCTCACCTGCTCCGGTATTTAAATCAGAAGGGCGCTTTTATTCGCCACTGGTAAGAAATATTGCTGCCCAGGAAGGTATCAGCATTGATGAACTTGACAGTATTTCCGGAACCGGTTCTGAAGGACGTTTAACTAAAGACGATTTATTGAACTACCTGCAGGCAAAAACTTCGACTGCCGCTCAAAATGGTCAACCTTCGGCGTCGGTTAGTACTCCGCCTGCCGAAGCTGTAAAAGTTGCCGAGCCGGTTAAGGAAGCACAGCCAGTTGCAGAAAAAGTAAATACACCTGTTCAGGATCCGCAGCCGGTACCACAACCAGTTATTCCGGCAAGTCCTGAACCTGTAAAAACGGAAGTGACGAAAACCGTTCCTGTTGAGCAGAAACCAGCTCCGGCTACTTCTATAACAGGTACCGACGAGATCATTGAGATGGACAGGATGCGCCGCTTAATTGCCGACCATATGGTGATGAGCAAGCAAACATCGCCTCACGTTACCTCCTTTGTTGAAGCCGATGTTACCAACCTGGTATTATGGCGCGAAAAAGTAAAAAATAGCTTTGAGAAACGTGAAGGTGAAAAGATAACCTTTACGCCTATATTTATTGAGGCCGTAGTAAAAGCCATCAAGGATTTCCCGATGATCAACGTATCTGTTAATGGTACCCAAATCATCAAGAAAGCAGCAATCAATATCAGCATGGCAACTGCTTTGCCAAGCGGTAACCTGATAGTACCTGTAATTAAAAAGGCCGATGAACTTAACCTGGTTGGCTTAACAAAAGCCGTAAATGACCTGGCAAACCGTGCCCGTATTGGCAAACTACAGCCTGATGATGTAAAGGACGGTACATTTACAATCACCAATGTTGGCTCGTTTGGTAACGTTATGGGTACGCCTATAATTAACCAGCCACAGGTTGCCATTTTAGCTGTTGGCGCTATTAAGAAGAAACCGGCAGTTATTGAAACAAAAGAAGGTGATATGATCGCTATACGTCACATGATGTTCCTTTCGTTATCATATGATCACCGCGTTGTAGATGGTGCCTTAGGAGGCTCCTTTGTAAGGCGTGTGGCTGATTATTTGGAGAAATGGGATAGCAGCAGAGAAGTATAA